A genome region from Manis pentadactyla isolate mManPen7 chromosome 5, mManPen7.hap1, whole genome shotgun sequence includes the following:
- the RASSF6 gene encoding ras association domain-containing protein 6 isoform X1, with the protein MTTMAHQCSSWIFINERTFITGEQLNSLLKTYNIFYGDQKNLHISYGQTGDGKLIVEGMLDIFWGVKRPIQLKIQDEKQIPSFTVLKSPDVFSKRGMTRWGEFDDLYNISDLDRTQIPVSNAIDSKEGYLSYHSSTLEPHADKDPESPLLYRTMSEATLVRKRMKPPMMDRRDRQNHRASINGHFYNHETSIFTPAFGSETKVRINSNMRTEEVIKQLLQKFKIENSAQDFALYIVFATGEQRRLKKTDVPLLHRLLQGPSKQNARIFLMDKDAEEINSNVAQYINFHFSLLESILQRLNEEEKREIQRTITKFSTEKTVILKCLQSKRVIKTETTV; encoded by the exons GGAACAACTTAATTCATTATTGAAGACCTATAACATTTTTTATGGAGACCAGAAAAATCTGCACATTTCATATGGACAG ACTGGAGATGGTAAACTAATTGTTGAAGGAATGTTGGATATTTTCTGGGGAGTAAAACGGCCAATACAGCTGAAAATACAAGATGAGAAGCAAATCCCTTCTTTTACTGTGTTGAAGTCACCAGATGTCTTTTCCAAAAG GGGAATGACACGCTGGGGGGAATTTGATGATCTTTATAATATTagtgacctggacaggacccaGATTCCAGTGTCTAATGCAATAGATTCCAAAGAAG GTTACTTATCTTACCACAGTAGCACTCTGGAGCCCCATGCAGATAAAGACCCAGAATCTCCATTGCTCTATAGAACCATGAGTGAAGCAACCCTGGTGAGAAAAAGGATGAAACCTCCAATGATGGACAGAAGAGACAGACAGAACCATAGGGCCTCTATAAACGGACACTTTTATAACCATGAA acATCAATTTTTACTCCAGCCTTTGGATCAGAAACTAAGGTCAGAATAAACAGTAACATGAGAACTGAAGAAGTAATAAAGCAACTTCTCCAAAAATTTAAG ATTGAAAATAGTGCCCAGGATTTTGCACTTTACATTGTTTTCGCAACGGGAG AGCAGAGACGACTAAAGAAGACAGATGTTCCGCTACTGCATAGGCTCCTACAGGGACCTTCCAAACAGAACGCTCGCATTTTCCTCATGGATAAAGATGCAGAAGAAATTAATAGTAAT GTGGCTCAGTACATTAActttcatttctctctcctggaatcCATCCTTCAAAGATTaaatgaagaagagaaaagagaaattcaaAGAACAATAACAAA ATTCAGTACAGAAAAGACTGTTATACTGAAATGTCTTCAGAGTAAAAGggtaataaaaacagagacaacaGTTTAG
- the RASSF6 gene encoding ras association domain-containing protein 6 isoform X2, whose amino-acid sequence MLDIFWGVKRPIQLKIQDEKQIPSFTVLKSPDVFSKRGMTRWGEFDDLYNISDLDRTQIPVSNAIDSKEGYLSYHSSTLEPHADKDPESPLLYRTMSEATLVRKRMKPPMMDRRDRQNHRASINGHFYNHETSIFTPAFGSETKVRINSNMRTEEVIKQLLQKFKIENSAQDFALYIVFATGEQRRLKKTDVPLLHRLLQGPSKQNARIFLMDKDAEEINSNVAQYINFHFSLLESILQRLNEEEKREIQRTITKFSTEKTVILKCLQSKRVIKTETTV is encoded by the exons ATGTTGGATATTTTCTGGGGAGTAAAACGGCCAATACAGCTGAAAATACAAGATGAGAAGCAAATCCCTTCTTTTACTGTGTTGAAGTCACCAGATGTCTTTTCCAAAAG GGGAATGACACGCTGGGGGGAATTTGATGATCTTTATAATATTagtgacctggacaggacccaGATTCCAGTGTCTAATGCAATAGATTCCAAAGAAG GTTACTTATCTTACCACAGTAGCACTCTGGAGCCCCATGCAGATAAAGACCCAGAATCTCCATTGCTCTATAGAACCATGAGTGAAGCAACCCTGGTGAGAAAAAGGATGAAACCTCCAATGATGGACAGAAGAGACAGACAGAACCATAGGGCCTCTATAAACGGACACTTTTATAACCATGAA acATCAATTTTTACTCCAGCCTTTGGATCAGAAACTAAGGTCAGAATAAACAGTAACATGAGAACTGAAGAAGTAATAAAGCAACTTCTCCAAAAATTTAAG ATTGAAAATAGTGCCCAGGATTTTGCACTTTACATTGTTTTCGCAACGGGAG AGCAGAGACGACTAAAGAAGACAGATGTTCCGCTACTGCATAGGCTCCTACAGGGACCTTCCAAACAGAACGCTCGCATTTTCCTCATGGATAAAGATGCAGAAGAAATTAATAGTAAT GTGGCTCAGTACATTAActttcatttctctctcctggaatcCATCCTTCAAAGATTaaatgaagaagagaaaagagaaattcaaAGAACAATAACAAA ATTCAGTACAGAAAAGACTGTTATACTGAAATGTCTTCAGAGTAAAAGggtaataaaaacagagacaacaGTTTAG